In one window of Methanoculleus chikugoensis DNA:
- the lon gene encoding endopeptidase La produces the protein MNSPQQDTSRDYIVIPLFETVVYPETRTKLQVETAVGEALIAAMKSDGSAYAVGLTAKSGAETPEDPADAFYSTGNLLMIAHVQPADDGYLIFAHATRRVKAVAVSERDGQYYAVCEPLPDVPDLDEGGRAEMLKRVRAAVHEISGNFQGSEQFTRPVDRMESVDQIMGFVMPFLPIGVAEKQSLLEIVSVRERYTAFLRILVNLNESINLRIEVAKKANEKVGKANREAMLREQLRVIQDELNGCEGSSGEENYRERIERSTMPEEVRKKALAELKKLETGGSQHHESQGIRNYLDLLLDLPWTVEKKSIDIEEARRVLESNHNGLEKVKERIVQHLAVMKLKEEKQGSILLFAGPPGTGKTSLGRSIADALGRKYVRISLGGVKDEAEIRGHRRTYVGSLPGRIIQGMKRAGAKNPVFILDEVDKLAVSYAGDPASALLEVLDPEQNSTFSDHYLEVPYDLSDVLFIATANSLATIPAPLLDRMELIEISGYTKNEKFAIAKDHLLPETLEEHGLTADHLLVEDEAVSAIIDRYTREAGVRTLKKQLARIARHVSAKVVSGTVDLPVVVTAEMLPEILGRETVRPDVARKENPPGVVTGLAWTPVGGDILFIEGTFMPGKGKLTLTGQLGDVMKESAQISLSLIRSRLAAIATGFDFFASDIHIHVPAGATPKDGPSAGVTLFTALASLVTGRTVDPTVAMTGEVTLSGAVLPVGGIKEKVLAAHRAGIRMVILPRENERDLEDVPEDVRSDLAFVTVETIEDVLREALGIELHGPVVPYAGKNRCVPAHNL, from the coding sequence ATGAACTCACCACAACAAGACACCAGTCGAGACTACATCGTCATACCGCTCTTCGAGACCGTGGTCTACCCCGAGACCCGGACGAAACTCCAGGTCGAGACGGCCGTCGGAGAAGCGCTGATCGCCGCCATGAAGAGCGACGGATCGGCATACGCGGTCGGTCTGACTGCGAAGAGCGGGGCGGAAACCCCTGAGGATCCGGCCGACGCATTCTATTCGACCGGGAACCTCCTCATGATCGCACACGTACAGCCCGCAGACGACGGCTACCTGATCTTTGCGCACGCAACGCGCCGGGTGAAGGCCGTGGCCGTCTCGGAGAGGGACGGGCAGTACTATGCCGTCTGCGAACCGCTCCCGGACGTACCGGACCTCGACGAAGGTGGCCGGGCAGAGATGCTCAAGCGTGTCAGAGCGGCCGTCCACGAGATCAGCGGCAACTTCCAGGGCTCCGAGCAGTTCACGCGGCCCGTCGACAGGATGGAGTCCGTCGACCAGATCATGGGGTTCGTCATGCCCTTCCTGCCGATCGGCGTTGCCGAGAAGCAGTCGCTCCTCGAGATCGTCTCCGTCCGGGAGCGCTACACCGCGTTCCTCCGGATCCTGGTGAACCTGAACGAGAGCATCAACCTCCGGATCGAGGTGGCGAAGAAGGCCAACGAGAAGGTCGGGAAGGCGAACCGCGAAGCGATGCTCCGCGAGCAGCTCCGGGTGATCCAGGACGAGCTCAACGGCTGCGAGGGCTCGTCCGGCGAGGAGAACTACCGGGAGCGGATCGAGCGCTCGACGATGCCCGAGGAGGTGCGCAAGAAGGCTCTTGCCGAACTGAAGAAACTCGAGACGGGCGGGAGCCAGCACCACGAGAGCCAGGGGATCCGGAACTACCTCGACCTCCTGCTCGATCTCCCCTGGACGGTCGAGAAGAAGAGCATCGATATCGAGGAGGCCCGCCGGGTGCTGGAGAGCAACCACAACGGCCTCGAGAAGGTCAAGGAGCGGATCGTCCAGCACCTCGCGGTCATGAAACTCAAGGAGGAGAAGCAGGGCTCGATCCTCCTCTTCGCGGGTCCGCCCGGCACGGGCAAGACGAGCCTCGGACGGAGCATCGCCGACGCGCTGGGGAGGAAATACGTCCGGATCAGTCTCGGCGGCGTCAAGGACGAGGCGGAGATCCGCGGGCACCGGCGGACCTACGTCGGGTCGCTCCCCGGCCGGATCATCCAGGGGATGAAGCGGGCGGGGGCGAAGAACCCGGTCTTCATCCTCGACGAAGTCGACAAGCTTGCCGTTTCGTACGCCGGCGACCCGGCGAGCGCTCTGCTTGAGGTCCTCGACCCCGAGCAGAACAGCACGTTCTCGGACCACTACCTGGAGGTCCCCTACGACCTCTCGGACGTGCTCTTCATCGCGACGGCGAACTCGCTTGCGACGATCCCGGCGCCGCTGCTGGACCGGATGGAACTGATCGAGATCTCGGGCTACACGAAGAACGAGAAGTTCGCGATCGCGAAAGACCACCTCCTGCCGGAGACGCTCGAGGAGCACGGCCTGACCGCGGATCACCTCCTGGTCGAGGACGAGGCCGTCTCGGCGATCATCGACCGCTACACCCGGGAAGCGGGTGTCCGGACGCTCAAGAAGCAGCTTGCCCGGATCGCCCGGCATGTCTCGGCGAAAGTGGTCTCGGGAACCGTCGACCTCCCGGTCGTCGTGACGGCGGAGATGCTCCCCGAGATCCTGGGCCGGGAGACCGTCCGGCCGGACGTGGCGCGGAAGGAGAACCCGCCCGGCGTCGTGACGGGTCTCGCCTGGACGCCGGTCGGCGGGGACATCCTCTTCATCGAGGGGACGTTCATGCCCGGCAAAGGGAAACTGACGCTGACCGGCCAGCTCGGCGACGTGATGAAGGAGTCGGCCCAGATATCCCTCAGCCTGATCCGCTCGAGGCTCGCGGCCATCGCGACCGGGTTCGACTTCTTCGCAAGCGACATCCACATCCACGTGCCGGCGGGGGCGACCCCGAAGGACGGACCGTCGGCGGGCGTGACCCTCTTTACGGCCCTCGCCTCCCTGGTCACGGGGAGAACGGTCGACCCGACGGTCGCGATGACCGGCGAGGTGACCCTCTCCGGCGCCGTCCTCCCCGTAGGCGGGATCAAGGAGAAGGTCCTTGCGGCCCACCGGGCCGGGATCAGGATGGTCATCCTCCCGCGGGAGAACGAGCGGGACCTCGAGGATGTCCCTGAGGATGTGCGGAGCGATCTTGCGTTCGTGACCGTCGAGACGA
- a CDS encoding ATP-NAD kinase family protein, which translates to MRRIGFLVNPIAGMGGAVGLAGTDGKVAEALRRGAVPRSADRAVQALSTLRGEDIEWCTCSAPMGENVLAAAGIGRSTVLYHPTVPTGAADTKAACRAFLAAGVDLIVFCGGDGTARDVFDAVCGGIPILGIPAGVKMYSAVFAVNPAAAADLIRRAGEIPCRDSEVMDIDEEAYRSGRLSARLYGYACVPFIPERTQGGKQVFEQQDEERAKDDIAVFINEVMLPETLYIIGAGSTTARIIERLGLAPTLLGVDAVRDGEVIARNADEQTLLALLDDYPCSKIVVSPIGAQGFVLGRGNQQISPAVLRRVGLSNLIVVATPAKLAATPLLYVDSGDAALDREVGDSLQVVSGYRIAQRKRIVQAD; encoded by the coding sequence ATGAGACGGATCGGGTTTCTGGTCAACCCCATCGCCGGGATGGGCGGCGCCGTGGGGCTCGCGGGGACGGACGGGAAGGTGGCCGAAGCCCTCCGGCGCGGCGCCGTCCCGCGCTCCGCCGACCGGGCGGTGCAGGCCCTCTCCACTCTCCGGGGTGAGGATATCGAGTGGTGCACCTGCTCGGCGCCGATGGGCGAGAATGTCCTCGCGGCGGCCGGGATCGGCCGTTCCACCGTCCTCTATCACCCGACTGTCCCGACCGGCGCCGCCGACACGAAGGCCGCGTGCCGGGCGTTCCTCGCCGCCGGAGTGGATCTCATCGTCTTCTGCGGCGGAGACGGGACGGCCCGGGACGTCTTCGACGCCGTCTGCGGGGGTATCCCGATCCTCGGCATCCCCGCCGGGGTGAAGATGTACTCGGCGGTCTTCGCGGTCAATCCGGCGGCGGCGGCCGACCTCATCCGCCGGGCGGGCGAGATCCCCTGCCGGGACTCCGAGGTGATGGATATCGATGAAGAAGCCTACCGTTCGGGCCGCCTCTCCGCCCGGCTCTATGGCTATGCCTGCGTTCCCTTCATCCCTGAGCGGACGCAAGGGGGGAAGCAGGTCTTTGAGCAGCAGGACGAGGAGCGGGCGAAGGATGATATCGCGGTGTTCATCAACGAGGTCATGCTCCCGGAGACGCTGTATATCATCGGCGCCGGGAGCACGACGGCACGGATCATCGAACGGCTCGGGCTTGCCCCGACGCTTCTCGGGGTCGATGCCGTCAGGGACGGAGAGGTCATTGCCCGGAACGCCGATGAACAGACGCTGCTCGCCCTCCTCGACGACTATCCCTGCTCGAAGATCGTCGTGAGCCCCATCGGCGCTCAGGGGTTCGTCCTCGGGAGAGGGAACCAGCAGATCAGCCCCGCGGTGCTCCGGAGGGTCGGGCTATCGAACCTGATCGTGGTCGCCACGCCCGCTAAACTCGCCGCAACACCCCTCCTCTACGTTGACTCGGGAGATGCGGCCCTCGACCGGGAGGTCGGGGACTCTCTCCAGGTCGTCTCCGGCTACCGGATTGCGCAGCGAAAACGGATCGTCCAGGCCGACTGA
- a CDS encoding cytochrome c biogenesis CcdA family protein yields the protein MAAFDPSVLGIFIFGLVAGICPCNSVLCLGLIGYLTSGKTDLSLAGILKLTVSFSLGTVLVLMPLGAVAGYVGEYLLFLNEAVAWGIGGVLMILMGLQLLHVYKPPIRSIFNLFRAPASYSVTGAFLLGLSFGAITVGRGAPMLLIVLTYIALYQTALEGLFTILVYAVGLALPLIVISSLGGAVGKKVKERARVSGEVFDRVVGVAIVLIGAYFLYLAFF from the coding sequence ATGGCAGCCTTCGACCCCTCGGTCCTCGGGATCTTCATCTTCGGCCTCGTCGCCGGGATCTGCCCGTGCAACAGTGTCCTGTGCCTGGGCCTGATCGGCTACCTGACGAGTGGGAAGACCGATCTCTCGCTCGCCGGCATCCTCAAACTGACCGTGTCGTTCTCGCTCGGCACCGTCCTCGTCCTCATGCCGCTCGGGGCGGTCGCGGGGTACGTCGGGGAATACCTCCTCTTCCTGAACGAGGCGGTTGCGTGGGGGATCGGCGGGGTGCTGATGATCCTGATGGGGCTGCAGCTCCTCCACGTCTACAAGCCGCCGATACGGAGCATCTTCAACCTCTTCCGGGCTCCCGCCTCCTACTCCGTCACGGGGGCGTTCCTGCTCGGGCTCTCGTTCGGGGCGATCACCGTGGGGCGCGGGGCACCGATGCTCCTCATCGTCCTGACCTACATCGCGCTCTACCAGACGGCCCTCGAGGGGCTGTTTACGATCCTCGTCTACGCCGTGGGGCTCGCGCTCCCCCTCATCGTCATCAGCTCGCTCGGCGGCGCGGTCGGGAAGAAGGTCAAAGAGAGGGCGAGGGTGAGCGGCGAGGTCTTCGACCGGGTCGTCGGCGTCGCAATCGTCCTGATCGGGGCTTATTTCCTCTACCTGGCCTTTTTCTAA
- a CDS encoding MarR family winged helix-turn-helix transcriptional regulator translates to MAARREHLFEVFDRLIAIKNECSSEIISECGLADVTAKQVAYLKVIDGHRDMTFSRLAEITRNSKPTVTEMVDRFTRMECAYRQKCPDDGRVTYIRLTEKGRMLANAEQNALHRMIERVVRTLDENEVDLLVEILRKVG, encoded by the coding sequence ATGGCGGCGAGACGTGAGCACCTGTTCGAAGTGTTTGATCGCCTGATCGCCATCAAAAATGAATGTTCCTCCGAGATCATCTCCGAATGCGGGCTTGCCGACGTGACGGCGAAGCAGGTCGCCTACCTGAAAGTCATCGACGGGCACCGCGACATGACGTTCAGCAGGCTCGCCGAGATCACCCGGAACTCAAAACCCACCGTCACGGAGATGGTCGATCGGTTCACCCGGATGGAGTGCGCCTACCGCCAGAAGTGCCCCGACGACGGGCGGGTCACCTACATCCGGCTGACCGAGAAGGGGCGGATGCTGGCAAACGCCGAGCAGAACGCGCTCCACCGGATGATCGAGAGGGTGGTGCGGACGCTCGATGAGAACGAAGTGGATCTCCTGGTGGAGATCCTGAGAAAGGTCGGATGA
- a CDS encoding Yip1 family protein: MSTEISPESAFPGPRRVFQKLNEKPLRDDLIFYFAIVAVASVLFMMLPLLTGETAEIDGLHLIWFLVAGTLIVLVQGLITGAVALLAVSLVEHFFLLFVDVHREFEQTMKSTVYALSPLILFSWAVLLKIPFAGLLFLAWFCLSTFFGVRIFHEKSKDRAVFVALATGVVLAFYLHRAVGI; this comes from the coding sequence ATGTCGACAGAGATATCACCGGAAAGCGCCTTCCCCGGCCCCCGGCGGGTCTTTCAGAAACTCAACGAAAAGCCGCTGCGCGACGATCTCATATTTTACTTCGCGATCGTCGCAGTCGCATCGGTTCTCTTCATGATGCTACCCCTCCTTACGGGAGAGACGGCGGAGATTGACGGGCTGCACCTGATCTGGTTTCTCGTAGCCGGCACCCTGATCGTCCTCGTGCAGGGCCTGATAACCGGGGCCGTCGCCCTCCTCGCCGTCAGCCTCGTCGAGCACTTCTTCCTGCTCTTCGTCGACGTCCACCGCGAGTTCGAGCAGACGATGAAATCAACGGTCTATGCTCTCTCGCCGCTCATCCTCTTCTCCTGGGCGGTCCTCCTGAAGATCCCGTTTGCCGGCCTGCTGTTCCTCGCCTGGTTCTGCCTCTCGACCTTCTTCGGCGTACGGATATTCCACGAGAAGTCGAAGGACCGGGCCGTCTTCGTCGCTCTTGCAACCGGCGTGGTCCTCGCGTTCTACCTCCATCGCGCGGTGGGAATCTGA